In Horticoccus luteus, the following proteins share a genomic window:
- a CDS encoding TonB-dependent receptor: MTPQPSLRFLGRLVLIPVCLATAAVSIAVAQDAAAPAHDEHPPVTPLPTAVPPPVASSAEQSEQHRDEIEVLSPFEVVSDTKGYFASNTMSGTRLNTKIEDLASSISVVTKEQMDDFAMIDINDIFLYTGNTEGSGTYTDVTVDRNGQVTDNSQGNPNGANRVRGIASANISYGNFEMMGRTPIDPLIVDGIEVSRGPNANVFGLGNPSGTVNQVPIAANLSRTKVKTQLRADSYDGWRATFDINQVILKGKLAIRINGADQHDGFLRKPSGFDTKRLDAMIKWRPFKSTTLSASYLRYYGVGNRPNNTTPRDYVSAWVQAGRPGWDPVTQTYTLNGQTYGANPAYNATTNPNVPTTIAGSNLPITDVNLPNFFSRSGGAFQRSNIFVDGSGITYWTAPISTTGNSPAANSGTVRLMGPSPSLLFPSTVAGRFDNQPLFTTTPTTSSQELYDWSRINLSSIDQFGDRTDTYLVQLDQILLNTERHRLAASAALFLEDAERYRSTPASNSGTSGQTGQLWVDVNTRNLDGTANPNFGRPFIGVLEPRTTLSPAKWETYRGQLAYTLDLTHETTWLKWLGLHQMSAYADYKYRINRQYAYRDVMTSDTAWSAVGVGGIVPNYARANQSSIAGGPQAGPNIMRGFYRYYVGDANGTNVDYAPHSYNYGTYPFVWGNTGSWHYDPITLGQLPTTDGTGGTANLKQIIKTPGFVIQSHFLQDKVVTTFGARLDKVYSKNGATPQRFLTGADAAAAGVPDNTVFDYDRINSWQPDWRTSSGRTQTAGVVVRAFRDFDFVRRWQSGGGAKGFFGEVLQGLSFTYNQSDNFIPAPPAVDLKLQPLPNTTGKGKDYGFWLNMLDGKLVVRVNKYENTQFNARDGDANTIAQRVLRHDIDAGQSDGFKLYTQATNWVTALNPSWTPDQVEAEVFKEIKLDPARYAALVDNYRNGTLAATNDITGKGVEIEINYNPTNFWTVAFNANETKAVNTNVSGAIQDYLDERLPLWTTIQDPRFATLPDGSANRLWWTNTTYGGSQTAAANYASFVDAPYSVIRETLGKSQPAVRRYGFKLSTNLQLEGITDNAIAKKFSIGGAVRWEDKGAIGYYGQNYQQALANNQPITHLDADNPIWDGAHFYFDAFLGYKTKIFNKYGVAIRFNVRNLQEAGGLKPIRAFPDGTPSAYRIVDPRQFILTTTFEL, translated from the coding sequence ATGACCCCGCAACCTTCGCTTCGCTTTTTGGGCCGGCTGGTCCTGATTCCGGTTTGCCTCGCCACCGCCGCCGTTTCGATCGCAGTCGCGCAAGACGCGGCCGCGCCCGCGCACGATGAGCACCCTCCCGTCACGCCTTTGCCCACAGCGGTGCCACCGCCGGTGGCATCAAGTGCCGAGCAATCCGAGCAGCACCGCGATGAAATCGAAGTGCTTTCGCCCTTCGAAGTCGTTTCGGATACGAAGGGTTATTTCGCGTCCAACACCATGTCAGGCACGCGCCTGAACACCAAGATCGAGGACCTGGCCTCGTCTATTTCGGTGGTCACCAAGGAGCAGATGGACGACTTCGCGATGATCGATATCAACGATATCTTTCTCTACACCGGCAATACCGAGGGCAGTGGCACCTACACGGACGTGACGGTCGATCGCAACGGCCAGGTGACCGATAATTCCCAAGGCAACCCCAACGGCGCCAATCGCGTGCGTGGCATTGCGTCGGCCAATATCTCCTATGGCAATTTCGAGATGATGGGCCGCACGCCGATCGATCCGCTCATCGTGGACGGCATCGAAGTCAGTCGCGGTCCCAACGCCAACGTCTTCGGCCTCGGCAACCCTTCCGGCACCGTCAATCAGGTGCCGATCGCTGCGAACCTCTCGCGGACCAAAGTCAAAACCCAGCTTCGCGCCGACAGTTACGATGGTTGGCGCGCGACCTTCGACATCAACCAGGTGATCCTGAAGGGTAAGCTCGCCATCCGCATCAACGGCGCCGATCAGCACGATGGCTTCCTGCGCAAACCGTCCGGCTTCGATACGAAGCGCCTCGATGCGATGATCAAATGGCGCCCGTTTAAGAGCACGACGCTCTCCGCCTCCTACCTGCGCTACTACGGCGTGGGCAACCGGCCGAATAACACCACGCCTCGCGATTACGTTTCTGCGTGGGTGCAAGCCGGCCGCCCCGGTTGGGACCCGGTCACCCAAACCTATACGCTGAACGGCCAAACCTACGGCGCGAATCCCGCTTACAACGCGACCACCAATCCGAACGTCCCCACGACGATCGCCGGCAGTAACCTCCCGATCACCGATGTGAACCTCCCGAATTTCTTCAGCCGGTCGGGCGGCGCTTTTCAGCGGAGCAACATCTTCGTCGATGGATCCGGCATCACGTATTGGACCGCGCCCATTTCCACGACTGGCAACAGTCCCGCCGCCAACTCCGGCACCGTTCGTTTGATGGGACCGAGCCCTTCGCTGCTCTTTCCTTCGACGGTGGCCGGCCGCTTTGACAACCAGCCGCTGTTCACCACCACCCCCACCACGAGCAGCCAGGAACTCTACGATTGGTCGCGCATCAATCTTTCCTCCATCGATCAGTTTGGCGATCGCACGGACACCTACCTCGTGCAACTCGATCAGATTCTGCTCAACACCGAACGCCATCGGCTCGCGGCCTCCGCGGCCTTGTTCCTGGAAGATGCCGAGCGTTATCGGAGCACGCCGGCCAGCAACTCCGGCACGAGCGGCCAGACCGGCCAGCTCTGGGTCGACGTCAACACCCGCAACCTCGACGGCACCGCCAACCCGAACTTCGGCCGTCCCTTCATCGGCGTGCTTGAGCCGCGGACGACGCTTTCCCCCGCCAAGTGGGAAACCTATCGCGGTCAGCTCGCTTATACGCTCGATCTCACGCACGAGACGACCTGGCTCAAGTGGCTCGGCCTGCATCAAATGAGCGCCTATGCGGATTACAAATACCGCATCAACCGCCAATATGCTTACCGCGATGTCATGACTTCGGACACCGCGTGGTCTGCTGTCGGTGTCGGCGGTATCGTGCCCAACTATGCGCGCGCCAATCAAAGCAGCATCGCGGGCGGTCCGCAGGCCGGCCCCAATATCATGCGCGGCTTCTATCGCTACTATGTTGGCGATGCCAACGGCACCAACGTCGACTACGCGCCGCATTCCTACAATTACGGCACTTATCCCTTCGTGTGGGGCAATACCGGCTCCTGGCACTACGATCCGATCACGCTCGGCCAGCTTCCCACCACTGATGGCACTGGCGGCACCGCCAATTTGAAGCAAATCATCAAGACGCCGGGCTTCGTGATCCAAAGTCACTTCCTTCAGGATAAAGTCGTCACGACATTCGGCGCCCGGCTCGACAAGGTTTACTCGAAGAACGGTGCCACCCCGCAGAGGTTTCTGACCGGCGCCGATGCCGCCGCCGCCGGCGTCCCCGATAACACCGTCTTCGACTATGACCGCATCAACAGTTGGCAGCCCGACTGGCGCACGAGCAGTGGGCGCACGCAAACGGCCGGCGTCGTGGTGCGCGCGTTTCGCGATTTCGACTTTGTCCGGCGCTGGCAGAGTGGGGGCGGCGCGAAAGGGTTCTTCGGCGAGGTCCTCCAAGGCCTCTCGTTTACCTATAACCAGTCAGATAACTTCATTCCCGCGCCTCCCGCCGTGGATCTCAAGCTGCAGCCACTGCCCAACACCACGGGCAAGGGCAAGGACTACGGCTTCTGGTTGAACATGCTCGACGGCAAGCTGGTCGTGCGCGTCAACAAATACGAAAACACGCAGTTCAACGCGCGCGATGGCGATGCCAACACCATCGCCCAACGCGTGCTCCGCCACGACATTGATGCTGGTCAGTCCGACGGCTTTAAACTCTACACCCAGGCGACCAATTGGGTGACAGCGCTGAATCCGAGTTGGACGCCCGACCAAGTGGAGGCCGAGGTGTTCAAAGAAATCAAGTTGGACCCGGCCCGCTACGCCGCCCTCGTCGACAACTATCGCAACGGCACCCTCGCGGCGACCAACGACATCACCGGCAAAGGTGTGGAAATCGAGATCAACTACAACCCAACGAACTTCTGGACCGTCGCTTTCAACGCCAACGAGACGAAAGCGGTGAACACAAACGTATCGGGCGCGATCCAAGATTACCTCGACGAACGTCTGCCGCTTTGGACGACGATTCAGGACCCGCGCTTTGCGACCTTGCCGGATGGCAGCGCCAACCGCTTGTGGTGGACCAATACCACCTATGGTGGCTCCCAAACGGCCGCGGCGAACTACGCGAGCTTTGTCGACGCGCCCTACAGCGTGATTCGCGAGACCCTCGGCAAGTCGCAACCGGCGGTGCGTCGATACGGCTTCAAGCTGAGCACCAACCTCCAGTTGGAAGGCATCACGGACAACGCCATCGCAAAGAAATTCAGCATCGGTGGCGCGGTGCGGTGGGAGGACAAAGGCGCCATCGGTTATTATGGTCAGAACTACCAGCAAGCGCTGGCGAACAACCAGCCGATCACGCACCTCGATGCCGACAATCCCATCTGGGATGGGGCACATTTCTATTTTGACGCCTTCCTCGGGTATAAGACGAAAATCTTCAACAAATACGGCGTCGCGATACGCTTTAACGTCCGGAACCTGCAGGAGGCTGGGGGCCTGAAACCGATCCGCGCCTTCCCCGACGGCACTCCCAGCGCCTACCGAATAGTCGACCCCCGACAGTTCATCCTGACGACGACGTTCGAGTTGTAG